A portion of the Streptococcus urinalis 2285-97 genome contains these proteins:
- a CDS encoding heavy metal translocating P-type ATPase, whose product MNNYNKYSSHNHHDYDDMDKLKHEHGITDEHGYHKEQHQVHHAGHNHCGHSGHDHSGHSGHDHHHHGSFKELFLKSLPLGIIIMLLVPLHGFELPFQFTFPYSDIVVAILSTILIIYGGRPFYQGAVDEFKQKEPGMMALVSLGLSVSYLYSIYAVIITYVTGEHVMDFFFEFASLLLIMLLGHWIEMKAIGEAGDAQAELAKLVPKDAHVVLEDDSIETRPVADLQVGDLIRVQAGENVPADGIIERGESRLNEALLTGESKAVKKGPGDEVIGGSTNGEGVLYIKVNETGDQSFISQVQNLISQAQSQPSRAENIAQKVAGWLFYIAVIVALIAFVVWRIIGDIPTAVIFTITTLVIACPHALGLAIPLVTARSTSLGASRGLLVKDRQALEIAQDADVMILDKTGTLTTGEFKVLDVKLLNDKYTKEEIIALLAGIEGGSSHPIAQSIISFAEQQNIRPASFDSIDVISGSGVEGKAGGHRYQLISQKAYGRNLDMDTPKGATLSVLVENDDAIGSVALGDELKPTSKELIKALKKNNIRPIMATGDNEKAAQGAAVDLGIEYRSNQSPQDKYELVKTLKDEGKKVIMVGDGVNDAPSLALADVGIAIGAGTQVALDSADVILTQSDPGDIESFIELAHKTTRKMKQNLFWGAGYNFIAIPLAAGILAPIGITLSPALGATLMSVSTVIVAINAMLLSLDPKNNG is encoded by the coding sequence ATGAATAATTACAACAAATATTCCTCCCATAATCACCATGATTATGACGACATGGATAAGTTAAAACACGAGCATGGAATCACAGATGAACATGGATACCATAAGGAGCAACATCAAGTACATCATGCTGGGCATAATCACTGCGGGCACAGTGGACATGATCACAGCGGACACAGTGGACATGATCACCATCATCACGGAAGCTTTAAGGAACTTTTCTTAAAGTCATTGCCACTAGGAATCATTATTATGCTCTTAGTCCCTTTGCATGGATTTGAACTACCATTCCAGTTTACTTTTCCATATTCTGATATTGTAGTAGCTATTTTATCTACTATATTAATTATTTATGGTGGACGTCCATTCTATCAAGGTGCAGTTGACGAATTTAAACAAAAAGAACCTGGAATGATGGCACTCGTTTCTTTAGGTTTAAGTGTTTCATATTTATACAGTATTTATGCTGTGATCATTACCTACGTAACGGGTGAACACGTGATGGACTTTTTCTTTGAATTTGCTTCATTACTATTAATCATGCTATTAGGTCACTGGATTGAGATGAAAGCTATTGGAGAAGCAGGAGACGCACAAGCAGAATTGGCTAAGTTAGTGCCGAAAGATGCTCACGTTGTATTAGAAGACGATTCAATTGAAACACGACCAGTTGCTGACTTACAGGTAGGTGATTTAATTCGTGTTCAAGCCGGAGAAAATGTGCCAGCAGACGGGATTATCGAGCGTGGCGAATCACGTTTAAATGAAGCTCTTTTGACTGGAGAATCAAAAGCAGTTAAAAAAGGCCCTGGCGATGAAGTAATCGGGGGCTCAACAAATGGAGAAGGGGTTCTTTATATTAAAGTGAATGAGACAGGTGATCAATCCTTCATCTCTCAAGTTCAGAATTTAATCAGCCAAGCTCAAAGTCAGCCTTCCAGAGCAGAAAATATTGCTCAAAAGGTTGCAGGGTGGCTCTTCTATATTGCTGTTATTGTCGCGCTAATTGCTTTTGTAGTGTGGAGGATTATTGGAGATATCCCAACGGCAGTTATATTTACTATTACTACATTAGTTATTGCTTGTCCGCACGCATTGGGTCTGGCTATTCCATTGGTAACCGCCCGTAGCACAAGCTTAGGAGCTAGCCGTGGCTTACTAGTAAAAGACCGCCAAGCCTTAGAAATAGCTCAAGATGCAGATGTGATGATTTTAGATAAAACGGGTACTTTAACAACTGGTGAATTTAAAGTATTAGATGTAAAACTTCTTAATGACAAATATACAAAAGAGGAAATCATTGCCTTATTGGCAGGTATTGAAGGAGGATCTAGCCACCCAATTGCTCAATCAATTATAAGTTTCGCCGAGCAGCAAAATATACGTCCAGCATCTTTTGATTCGATTGATGTGATTTCCGGTTCTGGAGTAGAGGGTAAAGCAGGTGGGCACCGTTACCAATTAATCAGTCAAAAAGCCTATGGACGTAATCTTGATATGGATACTCCAAAAGGAGCAACTCTTAGTGTCTTAGTAGAAAACGATGATGCCATTGGTTCTGTAGCTTTAGGGGACGAATTAAAACCAACGAGTAAAGAGTTAATTAAAGCTCTTAAAAAGAACAATATTCGACCAATTATGGCAACAGGTGATAATGAAAAAGCGGCTCAAGGCGCGGCAGTAGATTTAGGGATTGAATATAGATCAAATCAATCTCCACAAGACAAATATGAGTTAGTTAAAACACTTAAAGATGAAGGAAAGAAAGTTATCATGGTAGGTGATGGTGTAAATGATGCTCCTTCTCTTGCCTTAGCAGATGTTGGTATAGCTATAGGTGCTGGAACTCAAGTTGCGTTGGATTCAGCTGATGTCATATTGACTCAATCCGATCCAGGAGATATTGAATCATTCATTGAATTAGCACACAAAACAACTCGTAAAATGAAACAAAACCTATTTTGGGGAGCTGGTTATAACTTTATAGCTATCCCTCTAGCTGCAGGAATTTTGGCTCCTATTGGTATCACATTAAGCCCTGCATTAGGAGCAACCCTAATGTCTGTGTCAACAGTCATCGTCGCCATTAATGCTATGTTATTAAGTTTAGATCCAAAAAATAACGGTTAA